From Thalassococcus sp. S3, one genomic window encodes:
- a CDS encoding sarcosine oxidase subunit delta produces the protein MLILRCPYCGVDADETELTPGGEAHLKRFGPGSSDDDFHAYLFMRENPKGVHFERWRHAYGCGKWFHAARCTATLEVFGTYPAQTTEPPREILDTISAKRPGWRPKGAA, from the coding sequence ATGCTGATCCTCCGCTGCCCCTATTGCGGCGTCGATGCCGATGAAACCGAGCTGACCCCCGGCGGTGAAGCGCATCTCAAACGCTTCGGCCCCGGCTCCTCTGACGACGACTTTCACGCCTACCTCTTTATGCGGGAAAACCCCAAAGGTGTGCATTTCGAGCGCTGGCGCCATGCCTATGGGTGCGGCAAGTGGTTCCATGCCGCCCGCTGCACGGCCACGCTCGAGGTCTTCGGCACCTATCCCGCCCAGACCACCGAACCGCCTCGGGAGATCCTCGACACCATCTCCGCCAAACGCCCCGGCTGGCGTCCGAAAGGGGCCGCTTGA
- a CDS encoding LysM peptidoglycan-binding domain-containing protein, with the protein MAGQSGLFGLGPLATVAAGAVAAAIVGAGVYVAGPWGETEDQAQPAAMSAPSEAPEPAPAPATDTPARPAPAPAAPPTEETTAAAPPPAEPAAPATDTETAIPEPEASEPAASRETVQADPAPPESADTAPPQEQAQDALAAPSFDVVRADPDGTTLVAGQSAPGSTVSILLDNQKQEELTADANGTFVAFLSLPVSSTPRVLTLRAALDGQTALSEADIILAPSRVAEAAPPTGEEVASTTAPEAATEPAVPSSPVASSSEPTPPASRDQIAQSEPAQGADTPAEREPAPPPPAPHSEDVAIAEPAPATPAPSASQPTEPPASEPAAPETAPVAVLRSDADGVELVQPAAPSSSAPRDRIALDTISYSADGEVLLSGRARGQSVIRVYLDNAPVADLNSSGEGRWRGQIDGIEPGIYTLRLDEIDSSGAVISRLETPFKREAPAVLAGLEQDAPPATQPIRSVTVQTGDTLWAISRDRYGDGLLYVRVFEANRSAIRDPDLIYPGQIFSIPD; encoded by the coding sequence ATGGCAGGACAGTCTGGCCTCTTTGGTCTGGGCCCTCTGGCGACGGTCGCGGCAGGTGCCGTGGCCGCTGCAATCGTCGGCGCGGGCGTCTATGTGGCAGGCCCTTGGGGCGAGACCGAGGATCAGGCGCAGCCCGCAGCGATGAGCGCGCCATCCGAAGCGCCCGAACCCGCACCGGCGCCCGCGACGGACACTCCGGCCCGGCCCGCGCCTGCCCCTGCTGCTCCGCCGACCGAAGAGACGACAGCCGCGGCGCCCCCTCCGGCTGAGCCCGCCGCGCCTGCAACCGACACCGAAACGGCCATTCCTGAGCCGGAGGCTTCGGAACCCGCAGCGTCCCGGGAAACGGTGCAGGCCGATCCGGCCCCACCCGAAAGCGCAGACACCGCTCCGCCACAGGAGCAGGCGCAGGATGCGCTCGCCGCGCCCAGTTTCGACGTGGTCCGCGCCGATCCCGATGGCACCACATTGGTGGCCGGGCAGTCCGCGCCGGGCAGCACCGTGTCGATCCTGCTCGACAATCAGAAACAGGAAGAACTCACAGCCGATGCAAACGGCACGTTCGTCGCCTTTCTGTCTCTTCCCGTCAGCTCCACGCCGCGTGTCCTGACCCTGCGGGCCGCGCTCGACGGTCAGACCGCCCTGTCCGAGGCCGACATCATCCTCGCGCCCAGCCGCGTGGCCGAGGCCGCTCCACCAACCGGGGAGGAGGTCGCCTCCACCACCGCCCCCGAAGCCGCGACCGAGCCTGCGGTGCCGTCTTCTCCGGTCGCCTCTTCTTCAGAGCCGACACCGCCTGCCAGCCGTGATCAGATCGCGCAGTCCGAACCTGCCCAGGGTGCCGACACGCCTGCAGAGCGGGAACCGGCTCCTCCGCCGCCCGCGCCGCACTCCGAGGATGTAGCGATTGCCGAGCCTGCCCCGGCCACGCCCGCGCCGTCCGCGTCCCAACCAACCGAACCGCCCGCATCCGAACCTGCCGCGCCCGAGACCGCGCCCGTTGCCGTCCTGCGCTCTGACGCCGACGGGGTCGAACTGGTGCAGCCAGCGGCGCCGTCGTCCTCCGCGCCGCGCGACAGGATCGCCCTTGATACGATCAGCTATTCCGCAGATGGCGAGGTGCTCCTGAGCGGTCGCGCGCGTGGGCAAAGCGTGATCCGCGTCTATCTCGACAATGCCCCCGTGGCGGATCTCAATTCATCGGGCGAGGGGCGCTGGCGTGGGCAGATCGACGGGATCGAGCCCGGTATCTACACGCTGCGCCTTGATGAAATCGACAGCTCCGGCGCGGTTATCAGCCGGTTGGAAACGCCGTTCAAACGTGAAGCCCCTGCCGTGCTTGCGGGGCTTGAGCAGGACGCGCCGCCCGCCACGCAACCGATCCGATCGGTCACCGTCCAGACCGGCGATACGCTCTGGGCGATCTCTCGCGACCGCTATGGGGACGGGCTGCTTTACGTGCGTGTTTTTGAGGCCAACCGAAGCGCGATCCGCGATCCCGATCTGATCTATCCGGGCCAGATCTTCTCCATCCCGGACTAG
- a CDS encoding TIGR00730 family Rossman fold protein — translation MSIKSVCVYCGSRTGAIPAYSDDAETMGRAIAQAGWRLVYGAGDVGLMGIVARAAQAAGGETFGVIPAHLVNMEVGKTDLTRYVVTETMHERKKVMFMNADAILVLPGGAGSLDELFEVVTWRQLGLHQKPILVLNTAGYWDKLLDLVDHVIAEGFADASLAGFLTPVSSPEAAMSALRRALPDIA, via the coding sequence ATGTCGATCAAATCCGTGTGTGTCTATTGCGGATCGCGGACCGGGGCAATCCCGGCCTATTCGGACGATGCAGAGACGATGGGCCGTGCGATTGCGCAAGCCGGCTGGCGTCTGGTTTACGGGGCGGGAGATGTCGGTCTGATGGGCATTGTCGCCCGCGCGGCGCAGGCGGCAGGAGGCGAGACCTTTGGTGTCATTCCGGCCCACCTGGTGAACATGGAGGTCGGCAAGACGGATCTGACCCGTTACGTCGTCACCGAGACCATGCACGAGCGCAAGAAGGTCATGTTCATGAATGCCGACGCCATTCTGGTTCTGCCGGGCGGGGCGGGATCACTGGACGAGTTGTTCGAGGTTGTGACCTGGCGCCAATTGGGTTTGCATCAGAAACCGATCCTGGTTCTGAACACAGCGGGATATTGGGACAAGCTGCTGGACCTTGTGGATCACGTCATCGCCGAAGGGTTCGCCGATGCGTCGCTTGCGGGTTTTTTGACCCCGGTCTCCTCGCCAGAGGCGGCGATGTCGGCCTTGCGCCGCGCCCTGCCCGACATCGCATAG
- a CDS encoding ABC transporter ATP-binding protein/permease, translating to MTDISAVAERRSGWRTIRKVAPYLWPEGKLWVKRRVVFAMIMLVLAKLIAVTTPLFYKGAVDALAEEGVPMLALGAVGLTVAYGMARLLNVGFQQLRDALFAAVGQRALRALALETFTHIHRLSMRYHITRKTGGLSRVIERGVKGVDFLLRFLLFSIGPLALELLLVAIILTVMFDAWYLVIVGGTIALYVWFTFAVTEWRVKLRREMNNQDTDANQKAIDSLLNFETVKYFGAESREAARYDSAMQGYEAAALKTSYSLAFLNFGQSLLITGGLIGIMVLAAVGVQNGALTVGDFVMVNAYMIQITVPLNFLGTVYREIRQALVDMGEMFDLLEQPQEVSDKPGAPPLKITGGRIELDHVHFGYDPEREILKDVDLCVEPGQMVAIVGATGSGKSTIGRLLFRFYDVTSGALRIDGQDIRDVTQQSLHAAIGVVPQDTVLFNDTIRYNIAYGRADASEAEIVAAARAAQIHDFIVSLPDGYDTAVGERGLKLSGGEKQRVGIARTLLKDPPILLLDEATSALDSGTEQDIKTALRRAGEGRTVLTIAHRLSTIAEADQIIVLDQGQIVEQGPHDALLARNGRYAQLWHRQQSDGEVAA from the coding sequence ATGACAGATATCAGTGCCGTTGCCGAACGCCGCTCGGGCTGGCGGACGATCCGCAAGGTCGCCCCCTATCTCTGGCCCGAGGGCAAGCTTTGGGTGAAGCGCCGCGTTGTCTTTGCGATGATCATGCTGGTGCTCGCCAAACTGATCGCCGTGACCACCCCTCTCTTCTACAAGGGCGCCGTGGACGCGCTGGCCGAAGAGGGTGTTCCGATGCTGGCGCTCGGGGCCGTGGGGCTTACCGTCGCTTACGGCATGGCGCGGCTGCTGAACGTGGGCTTCCAGCAGCTTCGCGATGCCCTCTTCGCCGCGGTGGGTCAACGTGCGCTGCGGGCCCTCGCGCTCGAAACATTCACGCATATTCACCGCCTGTCGATGCGATATCACATCACGCGCAAGACCGGCGGCCTCTCCCGTGTGATCGAGCGCGGGGTGAAGGGCGTCGATTTCCTTCTGCGCTTTCTGCTTTTCAGCATCGGCCCGCTGGCCCTGGAACTGCTGCTCGTCGCGATCATCCTGACGGTGATGTTTGACGCCTGGTATCTGGTCATCGTCGGCGGCACCATCGCGCTTTATGTCTGGTTCACCTTCGCGGTCACCGAATGGCGGGTGAAGCTGCGCCGCGAGATGAACAACCAGGACACCGATGCCAATCAAAAGGCCATCGACAGCCTGCTCAATTTCGAGACCGTGAAGTATTTCGGCGCCGAAAGCCGGGAAGCGGCGCGGTATGACAGCGCCATGCAGGGTTATGAGGCGGCGGCGCTCAAGACCTCATACTCCCTTGCCTTTCTGAACTTCGGCCAGTCGCTGCTGATCACCGGCGGTTTGATCGGGATTATGGTGCTGGCTGCCGTTGGGGTTCAGAACGGCGCGCTGACCGTCGGCGATTTCGTGATGGTCAACGCCTACATGATCCAGATCACCGTGCCTCTGAACTTCCTTGGCACCGTCTATCGCGAGATCCGCCAGGCCCTTGTCGATATGGGCGAGATGTTTGATCTGCTGGAACAGCCGCAGGAGGTGTCCGACAAGCCTGGCGCGCCGCCCCTGAAGATCACGGGCGGGCGGATCGAGCTTGATCACGTGCATTTCGGGTATGATCCCGAACGTGAGATCCTCAAGGATGTCGATCTTTGCGTCGAGCCGGGGCAGATGGTCGCCATTGTCGGGGCGACGGGATCGGGGAAATCCACGATCGGCCGGCTTCTTTTCCGGTTCTACGATGTTACGTCGGGCGCGTTGCGCATCGACGGGCAGGATATTCGCGACGTCACCCAGCAAAGCCTGCATGCCGCCATCGGGGTGGTTCCGCAGGATACGGTGCTTTTCAACGACACCATCCGGTACAACATCGCCTATGGCCGGGCCGACGCGTCCGAGGCCGAGATCGTCGCGGCGGCCCGCGCGGCCCAGATCCACGACTTCATCGTCAGCCTGCCGGATGGCTATGACACCGCCGTTGGCGAACGCGGGCTCAAGCTGTCGGGCGGTGAGAAGCAGCGCGTGGGGATCGCGCGCACGCTGTTGAAGGATCCCCCGATCCTTTTGCTGGATGAGGCAACAAGCGCCCTCGACAGCGGGACCGAGCAGGACATCAAGACCGCCCTGCGGCGGGCGGGCGAGGGGCGGACGGTTCTGACCATCGCCCACCGGCTGAGCACCATTGCCGAAGC
- the rarD gene encoding EamA family transporter RarD — protein MTETAKGTVAIIVACMIWGLSPIFYKALSQIPATEVLAHRALWSFVLFSLILAAQRRLGQIPAAFSGPRQSGLICLAALMISANWFLFILAVQIDRTTETSLGYYIFPLIAVLLGRFVLGERLSPRQWVAIALAAAGVGLMTLALGAAPWISLVLAVTFGIYGLIKKRLPLGPVVSVTCEILLFLPVAIWLLVSGPNHFWASADVTLLLILSGPLTALPLIFFTYGARRVALSTAGLLQYLNPTLQFVCAVMLFSEPFGGLHLAAFTLIWSALALYAMSGRARRKADIAASGEETGVKKPASDASANPSAMT, from the coding sequence ATGACCGAAACCGCGAAAGGCACCGTTGCGATAATTGTCGCCTGTATGATCTGGGGATTGTCCCCGATCTTCTACAAGGCGCTTTCGCAAATCCCCGCGACCGAGGTTCTGGCCCATCGGGCGCTCTGGTCATTCGTCCTGTTCTCGCTGATCCTCGCCGCGCAGCGCCGTTTGGGCCAGATCCCCGCCGCGTTTTCCGGTCCGCGTCAATCGGGCCTGATCTGTCTGGCCGCCCTGATGATCTCCGCCAATTGGTTTCTCTTCATCCTCGCCGTTCAGATCGACCGGACGACCGAGACGAGTTTGGGCTATTACATCTTCCCTCTCATTGCGGTCCTTTTAGGCCGCTTCGTTCTGGGGGAGCGGCTGAGCCCCCGCCAATGGGTCGCGATCGCCCTTGCCGCCGCCGGCGTCGGGCTGATGACGCTGGCCCTGGGGGCGGCGCCCTGGATCTCTCTCGTTCTGGCCGTCACGTTCGGCATCTATGGCCTGATCAAAAAACGCCTGCCGCTTGGGCCGGTCGTCTCGGTCACCTGCGAGATATTGCTGTTCCTGCCCGTGGCGATCTGGCTGCTGGTCAGCGGGCCCAATCACTTCTGGGCGTCGGCCGATGTGACCTTGTTGCTGATCCTGTCGGGTCCGCTCACCGCCTTGCCGCTGATCTTTTTCACCTACGGCGCGCGCCGGGTTGCGCTCTCAACGGCGGGCTTGCTTCAATATCTCAACCCGACCTTGCAATTCGTCTGTGCCGTGATGCTCTTTTCCGAACCCTTCGGCGGCCTGCATCTCGCCGCCTTCACCCTGATCTGGAGTGCGCTGGCGCTCTATGCGATGTCGGGCAGGGCGCGGCGCAAGGCCGACATCGCCGCCTCTGGCGAGGAGACCGGGGTCAAAAAACCCGCAAGCGACGCATCGGCGAACCCTTCGGCGATGACGTGA
- a CDS encoding DJ-1/PfpI family protein produces the protein MKDLGALIFPGFELLDLFGPLEMFGLLPDHYRLHLVAETPGAVASAQGPQAVATVGLAERDSFDLLLVPGGRGTRALVKDKGMLDRIARSCAACDHVLSVCTGSAVLAKAGVLDGRRATTNKAAFEQMMTHGPEVDWVREARWVEDGKFFTASGVSAGMDMALAVIAKLDGMEAAEQVAIWAEYEWHRDADWDPFAKVHGLI, from the coding sequence ATGAAGGACTTGGGCGCACTGATTTTTCCGGGCTTCGAGTTGCTGGACCTTTTCGGGCCCTTGGAGATGTTCGGCCTGTTGCCGGATCACTACCGCTTGCATCTGGTGGCCGAGACGCCCGGAGCGGTGGCCAGCGCGCAGGGCCCGCAGGCGGTCGCGACGGTCGGGCTGGCCGAGAGGGACAGCTTCGACCTGCTGTTGGTGCCGGGCGGCAGGGGCACACGCGCCCTGGTCAAGGACAAGGGGATGCTGGACCGGATCGCCCGATCCTGTGCAGCCTGCGACCATGTTCTTAGCGTTTGCACCGGAAGCGCGGTTCTCGCCAAGGCGGGCGTGCTTGACGGGCGCCGAGCCACGACGAACAAGGCGGCGTTCGAGCAGATGATGACACATGGTCCGGAGGTGGACTGGGTCCGGGAGGCGCGTTGGGTCGAGGACGGCAAATTCTTCACCGCATCCGGCGTGTCGGCAGGGATGGATATGGCGCTGGCGGTGATCGCCAAGCTGGACGGGATGGAGGCCGCGGAACAGGTGGCCATCTGGGCCGAGTATGAATGGCATCGGGATGCCGACTGGGATCCGTTTGCAAAGGTGCACGGATTGATCTGA
- a CDS encoding sarcosine oxidase subunit alpha family protein: MSTRLASHGRLIDRSQTIKFTFNGKWLTGHPGDTLASALLANDQMLVGRSFKYHRPRGIVASGAEEPNALMNMGRGKRFEPNQRATTTELFDGLRAESQNHWPSLDFDIGAVNTALSRFLPAGFYYKMFIHPRPFWKHIYEPFIRQSAGLGRAPKARDADTYEHFYTFTDILVIGGGLAGLLAAKTAALSGAKVLLLEQSAHWGGRAMVDLPISDGTLDNLPVDKYVEQIVSELETMPNVTLRTRCMGAGIYDHGYALAYERLTDHAPDTEGSRHRLWRIRAGQIITATGAIERPLSFAGNDVPGVMLASAIRDYVANYGVSPGQRTVIATNNDDAYLTAICLKNAGLEVPRIVDARPQGGPLADAARALGIRVDMGAAIAKVTGGKRVKSVYICKQDSDGSATREVFCDAVAMSGGWSPVVHLWSHCGGKLAWDADHAFFKPDVDNPPIGADGQGFVRTAGAAHGALSLQPLLDSAVDAANAALRAAGFTPTTSDAPKGAAQEEAPLAPVWLMPAHSKQALRAKTWLDYQNDVKVTDVQLAAQEGFESVEHTKRYTTLGMATDQGKLSNINGLAILSDALGQPIPATGTTTFRPPYTPISMGAIAGEARADTFQPIRRTPLHDWHDTNGADWEPVGHWRRPYAFVRDGETVDDAVMREVTNTRQNLGLLDASTLGKLIVKGPDAGRFLDMLYTNMMSTLKPGRCRYGLMCTENGFLTDDGVVARIDADTFLCHTTTGGADRIHAHMEEWLQTEWWDWQVYVANVTEQYAQIAVVGPNARKVLEKLGGMDVSAEALPFMAWADGTLGGFDVRAYRISFSGELSYEIAVSSSQGQAFWDALMEAGAEFGVMPYGTEALHILRAEKGFIMIGDETDGTVIPQDLGLDWAISKKKTDYLGKRAQERSHMTDPDRWKLVGLETTDGSVLPDGAYAVAPGKNANGQRNMIGRVTSTYHSPTLGRGIAMGLVQHGPDRMGEVLEFPGTDGTIHKAKVVDPIFYDKDGEKQNV; this comes from the coding sequence ATGAGCACGCGTCTCGCCAGTCACGGCCGCCTGATCGACCGCTCTCAAACGATCAAGTTCACCTTCAACGGCAAATGGCTCACGGGCCATCCCGGTGACACGCTGGCTTCCGCGCTTTTGGCGAACGATCAGATGCTCGTGGGCCGGTCCTTCAAATACCACCGCCCCCGGGGCATCGTGGCATCCGGCGCTGAAGAACCGAACGCGTTGATGAACATGGGCCGCGGAAAACGGTTCGAACCCAATCAACGGGCCACCACGACCGAGCTTTTCGATGGCCTGCGCGCCGAAAGCCAGAACCACTGGCCCAGCCTCGATTTCGATATCGGCGCTGTGAACACCGCGCTCTCCCGGTTTCTGCCTGCCGGTTTCTATTACAAGATGTTCATCCATCCGCGCCCGTTCTGGAAACATATTTACGAGCCCTTCATCCGGCAATCCGCAGGCCTCGGTCGCGCGCCCAAGGCGCGGGACGCCGACACTTACGAGCATTTCTATACCTTCACCGACATCCTGGTGATCGGCGGCGGGCTTGCCGGCCTGCTGGCGGCCAAAACGGCGGCTCTGTCGGGGGCCAAGGTTCTGCTTCTCGAACAAAGCGCCCATTGGGGCGGGCGTGCAATGGTGGACTTGCCGATTTCGGACGGGACGTTGGATAACCTGCCTGTGGACAAGTACGTGGAACAAATCGTTTCCGAGTTGGAAACGATGCCCAACGTTACTCTGCGCACCCGGTGCATGGGTGCCGGGATCTATGATCATGGTTACGCTCTGGCCTACGAACGGCTGACGGATCATGCCCCCGACACGGAAGGCTCCCGCCACCGCCTCTGGCGCATCCGCGCCGGGCAGATCATCACCGCGACAGGGGCCATCGAACGTCCGCTCTCCTTTGCCGGGAACGATGTTCCGGGGGTGATGCTCGCCTCCGCCATCCGCGATTATGTCGCCAATTACGGGGTCTCCCCCGGCCAGCGCACGGTGATCGCGACCAACAACGATGATGCTTACCTTACGGCAATATGCCTAAAAAACGCAGGTCTGGAGGTCCCCCGCATCGTCGATGCAAGGCCGCAGGGCGGTCCATTGGCCGACGCCGCGCGTGCTTTGGGCATCCGCGTCGATATGGGCGCGGCCATCGCCAAGGTGACCGGCGGCAAGCGTGTCAAAAGCGTGTATATCTGCAAACAGGACAGCGACGGCAGTGCCACGCGTGAGGTCTTTTGCGATGCCGTTGCCATGTCCGGCGGCTGGTCTCCGGTGGTGCATCTGTGGTCCCATTGCGGCGGCAAGCTGGCATGGGACGCGGATCACGCCTTCTTCAAACCGGATGTGGATAACCCGCCCATCGGTGCGGACGGCCAAGGCTTTGTCCGCACCGCAGGTGCCGCCCATGGCGCGCTTTCGCTCCAGCCGCTCCTCGACAGCGCCGTCGATGCCGCCAACGCCGCCCTCCGTGCCGCCGGGTTCACGCCGACGACAAGCGACGCGCCGAAAGGCGCCGCGCAGGAGGAGGCGCCCCTTGCCCCCGTCTGGCTCATGCCCGCCCACTCCAAGCAGGCTCTGCGTGCCAAAACCTGGCTCGACTACCAGAACGACGTCAAAGTGACCGACGTCCAGCTCGCCGCCCAGGAAGGCTTCGAAAGCGTCGAACACACCAAACGCTACACCACGCTTGGCATGGCCACCGATCAGGGCAAGCTCAGCAACATCAACGGTCTCGCCATCCTCTCCGACGCTCTGGGCCAACCCATCCCCGCCACCGGCACCACCACGTTCCGCCCGCCCTATACCCCCATCTCCATGGGCGCGATTGCGGGCGAGGCGCGCGCCGACACCTTCCAGCCCATCCGCCGCACGCCCCTGCACGACTGGCACGACACAAACGGCGCCGATTGGGAGCCTGTGGGCCATTGGCGCCGCCCCTATGCCTTTGTCCGCGATGGTGAGACCGTGGACGATGCCGTGATGCGCGAGGTCACCAACACCCGCCAGAACCTCGGTCTGCTCGATGCCTCGACCCTCGGCAAGCTGATCGTCAAGGGACCCGATGCCGGTCGCTTCCTCGACATGCTCTACACCAACATGATGAGCACGCTGAAACCCGGTCGCTGCCGCTATGGCCTGATGTGCACCGAAAACGGCTTTCTCACCGATGACGGTGTCGTCGCGCGCATCGACGCGGACACGTTCCTCTGCCACACCACCACAGGCGGCGCTGACCGCATCCATGCGCATATGGAGGAGTGGCTGCAGACCGAATGGTGGGACTGGCAAGTCTATGTCGCCAACGTCACCGAGCAATATGCGCAAATCGCCGTCGTCGGCCCGAATGCGCGCAAGGTGCTGGAGAAACTCGGTGGCATGGACGTCTCGGCCGAGGCGCTGCCTTTCATGGCCTGGGCTGATGGCACGCTCGGCGGCTTCGATGTGCGTGCCTACCGCATCTCTTTCTCCGGCGAACTCAGCTATGAAATCGCGGTGTCCTCCAGCCAGGGCCAGGCCTTCTGGGATGCGCTGATGGAGGCGGGCGCCGAATTCGGTGTCATGCCCTACGGGACCGAGGCCCTGCACATCCTGAGAGCCGAAAAGGGCTTTATCATGATCGGGGACGAGACCGACGGCACCGTGATCCCCCAGGATCTCGGCCTCGACTGGGCGATCTCGAAAAAGAAAACCGATTACCTTGGCAAACGGGCTCAGGAACGCAGCCACATGACCGATCCCGACCGCTGGAAGCTGGTGGGGCTTGAAACCACCGACGGCTCCGTCCTGCCCGACGGCGCCTATGCGGTCGCACCCGGCAAGAACGCCAATGGCCAGCGCAACATGATCGGGCGGGTCACTTCGACCTATCACTCGCCCACTCTGGGCCGGGGTATTGCCATGGGGCTCGTGCAGCACGGCCCCGACCGGATGGGTGAGGTGCTGGAGTTCCCGGGCACCGACGGCACCATTCACAAGGCGAAAGTCGTGGATCCGATCTTCTACGACAAGGATGGGGAGAAACAGAATGTCTGA
- a CDS encoding sarcosine oxidase subunit gamma translates to MSDAISACPGASFDGLALVEEAGLQGMITLRGDLGAAKIVAAATKVTGADMPGPGEARFSGDHGLCWMSPDELLILCPYAEVTAMLSRLTEALSGIYALAVNVSDARARFTIRGPHAPEVLAKLCPVDLSPDAFAPGQFRRTRMAQVPAAFWMSDTATFQIVCFRSVAQYVFDLLKTAAHPNSKVDAFRAENSI, encoded by the coding sequence ATGTCTGACGCCATCAGCGCATGCCCGGGCGCTTCGTTCGACGGCCTCGCCCTTGTCGAAGAGGCAGGCCTTCAAGGTATGATCACCCTGCGCGGCGATCTCGGCGCGGCCAAGATCGTCGCCGCCGCCACCAAGGTGACCGGTGCCGATATGCCCGGGCCCGGTGAGGCGCGGTTCTCAGGCGATCACGGCCTTTGCTGGATGTCTCCCGATGAGCTTCTGATCCTCTGTCCCTATGCAGAGGTCACCGCAATGCTCTCCCGCCTGACGGAGGCGCTGTCCGGCATTTATGCATTGGCGGTCAACGTCTCCGACGCGCGCGCGCGCTTTACGATCCGTGGTCCTCACGCCCCGGAGGTTCTGGCCAAACTCTGCCCGGTTGATCTCTCCCCCGATGCCTTTGCGCCGGGCCAGTTCCGCCGCACCCGCATGGCCCAGGTGCCCGCTGCCTTCTGGATGTCCGACACCGCGACATTCCAGATCGTCTGCTTCCGCTCCGTCGCGCAGTATGTCTTCGATTTGCTGAAGACAGCCGCTCATCCCAACTCCAAAGTCGACGCTTTTCGGGCCGAAAACTCTATCTGA
- a CDS encoding metallophosphoesterase, giving the protein MTRRGFLRGLLAATLAGLFAALYGFLIEPALRLRVRRWRVQRPGWPAPMRIAILSDLHMGAPHVTRDRLRQVVKRTNALGADLIVVLGDLNASHPFVTASIPLSDTVSILADLAAPQGVFAVLGNHDWWEDSMAQARRSGPVEAALTLQAGGIPVLQNETVELPGGVVLAGLGDQWAFKEGNGTYSGVDDLPGTLAQIPDTAHAILLAHEPDIFTQVPARIALTLSGHTHGGQVRLFGWSPVVPSRYRNRFAYGHVHEDGRDLVVSGGIGCSILPVRLGVVPEITVVELSA; this is encoded by the coding sequence GTGACACGACGTGGATTTCTCCGGGGCCTGCTGGCGGCGACGCTGGCAGGCCTTTTTGCTGCGCTTTACGGCTTTTTGATCGAACCCGCGCTGCGGCTGCGGGTGCGGCGCTGGCGGGTGCAGCGTCCCGGCTGGCCCGCTCCGATGCGCATCGCGATCCTGAGCGATCTGCACATGGGCGCGCCTCATGTCACCCGCGACCGTCTGCGCCAGGTGGTCAAGCGCACCAACGCGCTGGGCGCCGATCTGATCGTGGTGCTGGGTGATCTGAATGCAAGCCATCCTTTCGTCACCGCGTCCATTCCCCTGTCCGACACCGTGAGCATTCTCGCCGATCTTGCCGCGCCCCAAGGGGTTTTCGCCGTGCTCGGCAATCACGACTGGTGGGAGGACAGCATGGCCCAGGCCCGTCGCAGCGGACCTGTCGAGGCCGCGCTGACCCTTCAAGCAGGCGGCATCCCGGTCTTGCAGAACGAGACGGTGGAACTTCCGGGCGGTGTCGTTCTGGCAGGCCTGGGGGATCAATGGGCCTTTAAGGAGGGCAACGGCACATATTCAGGGGTCGACGATCTGCCCGGCACGCTGGCGCAAATCCCCGACACTGCGCATGCCATCCTTCTGGCCCATGAACCCGACATCTTCACGCAGGTGCCCGCCCGGATTGCCTTGACCCTGTCCGGGCATACGCATGGCGGTCAGGTCCGGCTTTTCGGGTGGTCGCCCGTCGTGCCTTCGCGATATCGCAACCGCTTCGCCTATGGTCACGTGCATGAGGACGGGCGCGATCTCGTGGTCTCGGGCGGCATCGGGTGTTCGATCCTGCCCGTCCGTCTGGGCGTCGTGCCCGAGATCACGGTGGTCGAACTCAGCGCCTAA
- a CDS encoding superoxide dismutase, producing MAFELPDLPYAHDALADKGMSKETLEYHHDLHHKAYVDNGNKLIDGTEWADKSMEEIIKGTYDASAVAQNGIFNNISQLWNHNQFWEMMGPGDSKMPGELESALIEAFGSVDKFKDEFSAAGAGQFGSGWAWLVKDTDGSLKVTKTENGVNPVCFGQTALLGCDVWEHSYYIDFRNKRPAYLTNFLDNLVNWENVASRM from the coding sequence ATGGCTTTTGAACTTCCTGATCTTCCCTATGCGCACGATGCTCTGGCCGACAAAGGCATGTCGAAAGAGACGCTGGAATATCACCACGACCTGCACCACAAGGCTTATGTCGACAATGGCAACAAGCTGATCGACGGCACCGAATGGGCCGACAAGTCGATGGAAGAGATCATCAAGGGCACCTATGACGCGTCTGCCGTGGCGCAAAACGGCATCTTCAACAACATCTCCCAGCTGTGGAACCACAACCAGTTCTGGGAGATGATGGGTCCCGGCGACAGCAAGATGCCCGGTGAGCTGGAAAGCGCGCTGATCGAAGCCTTCGGGTCGGTCGACAAGTTCAAAGATGAGTTCTCGGCTGCCGGTGCCGGTCAGTTTGGTTCCGGCTGGGCCTGGCTGGTCAAGGACACCGACGGCAGCCTCAAGGTCACCAAGACCGAGAATGGTGTGAACCCGGTCTGCTTTGGCCAGACGGCCCTTCTGGGCTGCGATGTGTGGGAACATTCCTACTATATCGACTTCCGCAACAAGCGGCCCGCCTATCTGACCAACTTCCTCGACAACCTGGTGAACTGGGAAAACGTCGCCTCCCGTATGTGA